A region from the Eptesicus fuscus isolate TK198812 chromosome 1, DD_ASM_mEF_20220401, whole genome shotgun sequence genome encodes:
- the LOC129150167 gene encoding pre-B-cell leukemia transcription factor 2-like yields the protein MTITDQSLDEAQAKKHALNCHRMKPALFCVLGEIKEKTGLSIRSSQEEEPVGPQFMRLDNMLLAEAVAGMKTEEKQGAGSAAAASGGGVSPDSSIQHLDYLTHYRSKLAQIHHLYHSELEKYEQACNEFTTHVMNLLREQSRTRPVAPKELERMVSIIHRKFSAIQMQLQQSTCEAVMILRSRFLDARQKRWNLSKQATEALNEYFYSRLSDPYPSEEAKEELAKCGLTVSQVSNWFGNKRIRYKKSTGMFQEEADIYAVKTAVSVTQGGHSRTSSPTPPSSAGSGRSFSLSGSGDM from the exons ATGACCATCACGGACCAGAGCCTGGACGAGGCCCAGGCCAAGAAACACGCCCTAAACTGCCACCGAATGAAGCCAGCGCTCTTTTGCGTCCTGGGTGAGATCAAGGAGAAGACCGGCCTCAGCATCCGAagctcccaggaggaggagccGGTGGGCCCCCAGTTTATGCGCTTGGACAACATGCTTCTGGCAGAAGCTGTGGCTGggatgaagacagaagagaaaca GGGGGCGGGCTCAGCTGCAGCAGCTTCCGGGGGTGGCGTGTCCCCTGACAGCTCCATCCAACACTTGGACTATc tgacgcattaTCGTAGCAAACTTGCCCAAATCCATCATCTCTACCACTCGGAGCTGGAGAAGTATGAGCAGGCATGTAACGAGTTCACGACCCACGTCATGAACCTGCTGAGGGAGCAGAGCCGCACGAGGCCCGTGGCACCCAAGGAGCTGGAGCGGATGGTGAGCATCATCCACCGCAAGTTCAGCGCCATCCAGATGCAGCTCCAGCAGAGCACCTGCGAGGCCGTCATGATCCTGCGCTCCCGGTTCCTGGACGCCAGACAGAAACGCTGGAACTTAAGCAAACAGGCCACTGAGGCCCTAAACGAGTATTTCTATTCCCGCCTGAGTGACCCGTATCCCAGTGAGGAGGCTAAGGAGGAGCTCGCAAAGTGTGGCCTCACCGTCTCTCAGGTCTCCAACTGGTTTGGCAACAAGCGGATTCGCTATAAGAAAAGTACCGGAATGTTTCAAGAGGAGGCAGATATCTATGCCGTCAAGACCGCCGTGTCTGTCACCCAGGGGGGCCACAGCCGCACCAGCTCCCCGACACCCCCTTCCTCCGCAGGCTCTGGCCGCTCTTTCAGTCTCTCAGGATCCGGAGACATGTGA